ATCGGCCACCCGTGCGGCCAAAGCGCGTCGCGAACGTCCGGATTCGCTCCATGCGCTTTAGCTTTTGATTTTACGCATGTCTTTGTCCCGAAACCGGGTCCCACTTTCGGGAGACATGCTTTAGGATAAGCGCACGGAAGCTTGCCTGGCGGGGCAAAGCGGCGTGGCTTGGGGCGTGTGCAGCAATGTCATGTTTCGGCGAGATGAGCCTTTCCATCCGGCCCGCCGCCAAACCTTGGCGCAAAAGGCGCGAGGCCGGCCTCATTTCCCGCCAGAGAAACGGTCGCCACACCTCGACGGTGGACCGCCGATGAGCTCGAACGACGATCCCTCCGTGCCGGCGGACAAGACCGTCATCCGCGCGCCACGGCCAAGACAACGCTCGCCCGCGGCTCCCGATCGAGCCGCTTCTGGTGGCGTCGCGCCAGCCGCCCGGGAATCTACTGTGTTCGATCCGGGCGTCCGGCAGATGCCGACCGGCTGGTCGTCCGGAACCGTGATCCACCAAGGTGCTTCCGATGCGGCGCCTGCTGCATCCGCGCCCGCGTTGCAGCAGGAAATCCTGCTTAATGCCACGGACGGCGTGAAATACGCCGCGGCAAATCCAATTCTCGCTGCAGCGGCCCCCTTGCTGATGCTGTTCGGCCAGTTGCGGCTGATGCCGGTCGAGAGGCAGGCAGCACCGCTCGCGGAGCATATCGCCGAAGCGATCGAAACATTCGACCGGGAGATGACGAAAGCCGGCATCGCCGAGGAGGACGGCAGAATCGCAAAATTCGCCCTTTGCGAGACGGCCGACGATCTCGTCGGCAACCTGCCCTGGCCGAAGGAGGACGGCTGGAGCGGGCACAGCCTAGTGGTGCGGTTCTTCCACACCAAGCCCACCGGCGCCGGTTTCTACGAGGCGCTGAACAATATCCTGGGCAGCCCGGATGGCCATCACGACCTGCTCGAACTGATGCATGCCTGCATGTCGCTCGGGTTCGAGGGCCAGTATCGCGGGCGGGCCGGCGAGCGAGACACACTCGAACGTGTCCGGCGCGACGTCTACGACACGCTCCGCTATTTCAGGCCGCGCGCCGAAGACGACATCTCTCCTCATTGGCAAGGCATGGCGGCGAGGCTGTCAAAGCCCCGCGCGCGGCTGCCGCTGTGGGCGGTGGCGGCCGCCGCGGCGACGCTGGTGGCGGCGGCGTTCTTCGGGTTGCGGGCCCTGATCACCGACCAAGGCGACGTCACCGCCGGCGAATTGCTGGCGCTCAATCCTTCGACCCCGGTCACCATCGAGCGCGCCAGCGTTGCGCCGCTCGCCGAACCCGCGGAAGCCGCCCCGCCGCCCGTCGCTCCCACCTCCACCCAGTTCGACCGCATCCGCGCAGCCTTGGCCAAGGAGATCACCGGCGGCGGGCTGACGGTCGGCACCAAGGGCAACTTCATCGTCGTGGAGGTCAACAACCAGCTTTTGTTCGCGTCAGGCCAGGCGGAGCTGAAGGCAGAGTTCCAGCCCATCGCGGCCGACATCGCCTCGGCGCTCGACGGCGAGCCAGGGCCGATCCGGATCGTCGGCCATACCGACAATGTGAAGCCGAAGAAGTCGAGCACGTTCAAGTCCAATTTCGATCTCTCCGTCGCCCGCGCCAAAGCCGTCCAGGCAGTGATGGCCAAGCAATTGAAAGACCCGTCGCGGGTAACAGTCGACGGCAAGGGAGAGGATGAACCGATCGCCGACAATGCGACGGCGGACGGCCGCGCCAAGAACCGCCGCGTCGATGTGATGATCGCAAAGGAGGAGACGCTGTGAGCGGGCGCGGCAGGGGGCGGCGGTACTGATGCGCTGGGTGCTCAGGATATTCAGCCTGCTCGCGCTTGCCGGGTTCTCGGCGGCAGTCTGGTATGCCGGGCCGCTGATCCGCTTTGCCGACACCCGTCCGCTCGGATCGGCCTGGCTGCGAGCGACGATCATCGGCGCGACCGTCGCGCTGCTCGCGCTCTTCTACGGCATCCGCTTCCGGCAAGGACGCAAGGCTCAAAGGGCGCTCGAGAAAGCGGTCGTCGCCGGCGACGACCGCAACGACGATTCACGGCTGCTCGAGGCGCGCATGGGCGAGGCCATCGCGACGCTGAAGCGGTCGAGCGGCAGGCGCAATTTCCTCTACGAGATCCCCTGGTACATCATCATCGGCCCGCCGGGAGCCGGCAAGACGACGGCGCTGGTGAATTCCGGGCTGAAATTTCCGCTTTCGGGCTCGGGCAATGCCCAGCCGGTGGCCGGCGTCGGCGGCACACGCTCATGCGACTGGTGGTTTACCGACGATGCCGTGCTGATCGACACCGCCGGCCGCTATACGACGCAGGAGTCGGACCGCGAGCGCGACAAGGCTAGCTGGCTCGCCTTCCTGACGCTGCTGAAGAAGCACCGCACCAGACAGCCGATCAACGGCGTGATCCTCGCCGTCAGCCTTGCCGATCTCATCGGCTTCGACGACCGGCAGCTCGACGCGCATGTCACCGAAATAAGGAGCCGGCTGCGCGAACTGCACGACACGCTGAAGATCCTGTTCCCGGTCTACCTGCTCTTCACCAAGGCCGACCTCGTCGCCGGCTTCATGGACTATTTCGGCGATTTCGACGAGGCGCGCCGGCGCAAGGTGTGGGGCGCGACCTTCCAAACCACCGACCGCAACAGGAACATGGTCGGCGAGGCCCCTGCCGAGTTCGACGCGCTGGCCGGGCAACTGGCGGACGAGATCGCCGATCGCCTGCAGGACGAGGCCGATCCGGTGGCGCGCATCGCGATTTTCGGCTTTCCGGCGCAGTTCGGCGCGCTGCGGACCCGCGTCGTGCGTTTCGTCACCAGCCTGTTCGACGCCTCGCGGGCGCAAGTGAACGTCAGCCTGCGCGGGCTCTATTTCTCGTCGGGCACGCAGGAAGGAACGCCGATCGACCAGGTGCTGGGCGCGATCGGACGCAGTTTCGGCAGCGCCTCGCAGGCGCATCTTTCCGGCTCCGGCAAGAGCTTCTTCCTGCATGACCTTCTGGCGCAGGTGATCTTCCCGGAAGCAGGCTGGGTTTCCTTCGACAGGACCGCGGAGCGGCGCGCCAGGCTCGCCAGATTCGGCGGCCTTGCCGCGATAGCCTTGGCGGCCTTAGCGGCGCTAGGCGTCCTGGGCCTCAGCTTCTTCGCCAACAAGTCGCTGATCGCCTCCACGAGGCAGGCGATGGCGCAGTATCGCGACAGCGCGGATTCGCTGCTCAAGAGCGCGACGGTGACCGATGTCGATCTCGAGAACGTCATCGGTCCGCTCGACCAGCTGCGCAACCTGCCGGCGGGATATGAAGCCGCCGGCCAATCGAAGCCGATCGAGGAGAGTTTCGGGCTCAGCCAACGGGAGAGACTTCTGTCGGCGTCCAAGACTGCCTACCGGCAGGCGCTGGAGCGAAGCTTCCGCTCCCGGCTTCTGGTTCAGGCGGAGCGGACGATCCAGGCCAAGATGGCCGATCCGATCGCGCTCTACGAACCGCTGAAGATCTATCTGATGCTGGGCGGCAAGGCGCCGAAGGTCGATGACGAGCTGATCGTGTCCTGGATGAAGCAGGACTGGGAGGAAAACCGCTACCCGGGCGAGAACAACCGCGAGGGCCGCGCGCAGCTCGAAAAACATCTGCGCGCGATGCTAACGCTCGATGACGCCTACGACCCGGTCTTCGAGCTCAACCAGCCGCTGGTCGAGGCGGCGCAACGCTCGCTCGGGCGCATGAGCCTTGCCGACCGCGCGTCGGCGCTGATCAGGTCGGCGGTCTACGCGGCAAGGCTCCAGGACTTTTCCGTTTCCGCGAAGGCCGGTCCGGAAGCGCAGCTCCTGTTCGAGCGCATAGATGGCAGCGAGCTCTCCGACCTTAACGTTCCCGGCCTCTACACCAAGGCGGGTTTCAACGGCTTCTATCTGCCGCAGCTTTCCCGCATGGCGCAAATGCTGGTCGAAGACCAATGGGTCCTCGGCGGCGGCGGCGAGCAAGGCAGCATCGACCAGGACCTGCCCCAGCTCGGCCCGGAGCTCATCGACCGCTACGGCAAGGAATTCGCTTCCGCCTGGAACGGCGCGCTCGACCAGCTGAAGTTGAAGGCGATGCTCAAGGACAAGCCGCAATATATCGCGCTGTCGGCCGCCGCGTCGCCGGGCTCGCCACTCGACCGGCTGTTCACGGCGATCGCCGATGAAACCGCGTTGACGAAAGACAGCGCCGCCTCCGAAGGCGAGACCGGCGCGGCGCAGCAGGACCCGGCTGTTATGGCCAAGGGCCTGGCCCGCATCGGCCTGCAGATCGCCGGCGGCAAGTCGCAAAGCCGCGCCGGGACAAACGCGCCCGCCACACAGAACGCCGGCGCCACGGTGGAAGCGCAGTTCAGGCCGTTCCAGGCGCTGGTAAGCGGCTCCGGCGGGCGCCGCCCGCTCGATGCGCTGACGCAGAATTTCCACGACATCTACCAGAGCGTGAAGCTGGCGGCGGACGTCCCCGCGCAGACGGAACGCGTCAACGCCAATTTGAAGCTGCAGATCTCGACGATGCGCGCCAATGCCTCGCGCCTGCCCAAGCAGCTCGCGCGCATGGTCGACGCGGCGGCGGACGAGTTCGAGGGCAACGTGGCCGAGACCTCGGTCGCCAATCTCAACCAGACGCTCGACGAGACGGTCACTCGCCCCTGCGAGGAAGCCGTCAACGGTCACTATCCCTTCGCAAGCGACGGCACGGAGGACATCTCGATGGCGGATTTCGCCAAGCTGTTCGCTCCGGGTGGCGTGATGGACCGGTTCTTCGCGCAGAACCTGGCGCCGATGATCGACATGACGGGTCAGGACTGGACCTGGAAGCAAGATGCGCACGCCGGCCGCGAGCTCGCCAAGTCGACCTTGAAGGCGTTCCAGTCGGCGGCGGAAATCCGCAGCGCCTTCTTCCCGTCCGGCGGTTCGACGCCGCTCGTCTCGATCACTTTCACGCCCACCTCGCTGAACAGCGAGGCCGACAGCGCGGTGCTCGATGTCGACGGGCAGACCGTCCAGAGCGCGCAGGCCGGCAACGCGCCGAGCACGGTGACATGGCCGAGCGGCGCCGCTTCTGGCTCAGCGAGCCTCAGCCTGACGCCGGAAATGCCGGGCCGCGAATCCGTCCTCAAATTCGAAGGGCCATGGGCGCTGAAGCGCCTCATGGACAAGGCGAGCGTCACCAGCAATGGCGGCAATACCGAAGCGCGCTTCGTGATCGGCGGGCGCGACGTCGCCTATACGCTGCAGCCCGGCTCGGCCGCCAATCCCCTCCTGTTACCGGCGCTGTCCGGGTTCAGCTGTCCGAAGGCATTCTGACATGGCGGCGTTCCAGAGCAGCACCAGCCCCGGCCTTCATTTCGGTACTCTAATGTATGCGCTTGTGGCAGAGTGGACTGGGCACGCGGCCCAAGGTTCGTCACAGAGGACGCTCGCGAAGCGCTTGATGGCAAATTGAGCACTGTCGCCCTTCCCATGGAAAGCTTCGCCGTCAGCCACAAGGGCTGCGTGCGCGACCACAACGAGGACAATTATCTCGTCGAGCCACAGACCGGCCTTTGGGTGGTGGCCGACGGGATGGGCGGACACGAGGCCGGCGAGGTCGCTTCGGCCAGCATCGTCGATCATCTCGCCACGATCGGCATCGCAAGTTCGGCACCGGACCTGCGCGCGCGCTTCGAGGATCGGCTGAGCCGCGCCAACACCGAGATCCGCAACATCTCGCGGTCGCGCGGCATCACCATCGGCTCCACATTCGCGGCGCTGCTCGCGATGGACGGGCGGTTCGCGGGCCTATGGGCCGGCGACAGCCGCATCTATCTGGTCCGCGGCGGTGCGATCTCGCAGATATCGAGGGATCATACCGAAGTGCAGGAGCTTCTCGATCGCGGCATGATCAGCGCGGAGGAAGCCCTCGCCTGGCCGCGCCGCAATGTGATCACGCATGCCGTCGGCGTCAGCGACGAGCTCGTGATCGATTTCCAGCAAGGCGAGCTGATGCCTGGTGACGTTTTCGTTCTGAGCACCGACGGGTTGACCGCGCATGTCAACGACGCCGAGATCGAAGCGGCGGTCAACTCAGGGCCACCACAGGCGGCGTGCGAGAAGCTGCTGGAGATGGTGCTGGCGCGCGGCGGAACGGACAATGTCACCGTCGTGCTGGTGAGGGTCGGCGACGGGCGCGACGGACAGCCGCGCCATGCAGATCGGTCCAAGGCGGAAGGCTGAGGCAGATGAGCGACGACGACAAGACGCGAATTTCGCCGAACCTGGCCTTTACGGGCGTGGGCACGCAGCTCAGCGGCATCTACGAGCTCGACGAGAGGATAGCTTCCGGCGGCATGGGCGAGGTCTATCGCGGCCACAACATCCAGACCGGTGACCATGTCGCGATCAAGATCGTGCTGCCCGAGTTCGCCCGCGACCAGACGATCCTGTCCCTGTTCCGCAAGGAAGCGTCGATCCTCAACCATCTGTCGCATGACGCGGTGGTGCGATACCACGTCTTCACCATCGATCCGGGGATCGGTCGTCCCTACCTTGCCATGGAGTTCGTGGACGGTCAGTCGCTGTTCGACGTCATGCGGCGCGGCCCGATGTCGCCGCCGGACGTGCGCAGGCTTTGCCATCGCCTCGCCTCCGGCCTGAGCGCCGTGCATCAGGCCGGCGCGGTCCATCGCGATCTCTCGCCCGACAACATCATCCTGCCGGGCGGCCGAGTCGATCGGGCGAAAATCATCGACTTCGGCATAGCGCGTTCGGCGACTGTCGGCGGCGAGACTCTGATCGGGGGAAAGTTTGCCGGCAAATACAACTACGTTTCGCCGGAACAGCTCGGCCTCTATGGCGGCGAGGTCAGCGAGCAGTCGGACATCTACAGCCTCGGGTTGGTTCTGGCCGCCGCGCTGCGCGGAAAGCCGCTCGACATGAGCGGCTCGCAGTTCGAGGTGGTCGAAAAGCGGTGGGCCGTGCCGGATTTGTCGGATATCGACCCCGATTTCCGCGCCCTCATCGAAGCGATGCTGCAGCCGAATCCTCGAGACCGGCCGGCGAGCATGGCCGAGATCGCCAGGGCGACGCGCGACGAAGATTTCGACGCGACCTTGCCGCCGCCCGCGTCTTTCGCCCCGCGCGAGCGCTCGGGCCTGCCGCGCGCCGGATGGACCGCGCTGCCGAACTCCGGCCCCCCGCCTTCGACCGTGCCCGGAGAACAACGCTTCGTCCCGCATGTGCGGCCGGCGCATCTGTCGGAGCCGCGGCCTTCGCCGCCGGCTGCACCGGCCGGCGCACCCACGCGACCCGCCGAGCGAAAGCCTTCTCGGATCCCGGCCATCGCGAGCGGCGTCGCGGTGCTGGCCGTCCTGGCGGGGGCTGGCGTCTATTTCAGCGGCGCCTTGACGCCACCGCCCGCCGTGGAAAAGCCCGAGCCTCTTACGCCGAAGCCGGCGGCAAAACCCGCGGCGGAAGCGCCCCAGCCGATAGCGGAGGCAAGCAGGCCTCAGCCGGAGACCCCGAAACCTCAGCCGCAAGCGCCGGCCGAGTCTCAGCCGAAAGCACCGAAGGCTCACAGTTCTGCCGCCGTTGAGCCGGCAAAGCCCGTCGCTCCGGCTCTGCCGCAACCGCAGGACAAGACCGTCCAGAAACAGACGCAAGCCGAGACAGAGCAGACACCGGAGCCAACGCAGCCTGCCCTTCCGGAGGGTCCCGCCAACAACAACCAGATGCAAGCCTCGCAGCCGGCAGAGGCCGAACCCACGCAGCCGCCAATAGGGAAATCACCGGCGCCTCCGCCGAAGGCCGCGGAAAACCAAAAACCATCGCAACCAGCCGGCGAGGTGCCGGTGGTCAAGCCGAACCAGACAGCGGAAAACACTCCGGCGTCGGAAGCAAAACCGCCGGCGGCCAAGCCCAGCGCGTCGGACCTCGTCGACGCACTGTCCAAATTGTCGAAGTCGAAAACGCCGGCGCCTCAAGTCACGGAAAACCAAAACCAGGCACCGGCTTCGCCGCTGTCGACAGCGCCCGAACCAGCCAGCAAACCGGCAACGCCGAGCGCATCGACGCAACCGGCGCCACTGCCGCAACCATCGTCTGCCAACAAGCAACCTCAGGATACGGACGTTGCCATAAACCTGCCCAAGCCGCAGATTCCGCCGCCGGCAAACAAAAACGACGAGCTGGCTCAGCGAGCCTCCTGGGTGCGCGACTTCAGCGGCGGCGATTGCTTCTACGCGAGCCTGACATCGGCAACGGACAGCGCCGCCACGATCGAAGGCTTCGGAACCGCGGTGCAGCCCTTCGAGCAGATGCTCAACGATTTCCAGTCGCGGTTCCACCTCGAGCCGGACATCAGCGTGCGCCTCATCGACCAGCCGCAATGCGAGGTGACCAATTTCCTGCGCTTCCTCGACCGCAGCGGCACAGAGCGGCCGCAGCTCGTTCTCGACCGGACGTCCGTGCCGGACGGCTCGCCGATCAGCGGCACGCTGGTGACGCGCGGCGGGCTCGTCTCCAACGTGATGCTGATCGATCACAAGGGGATCGCCTTCAACCTCGACGACCGCATGGTGGCGCAACTCGACAAGGCGACTTTCAGCATTCCGATCGGTCTCAGCACCGCCGACAAGGCGGCCGGCAAGGCCTTGCCGCAGATCATGCTGGTAATCACCGGACCTCAGGATATCCAGGCCGCGATGTTCTCGCGGCCGACGCCGGCCTCGGAACTGCTGCCCAAGATCCTCGAGGAGATCGAGGCCGACGGTTCCCAATTCTCCGCAACCGCCAAGTATTTCCGGCTTGGCGGATAGACATGGACGCCGATGGAACTCCGCCTGCCGCGTTCATTGTTCGAGCCAGCACCACGCAGGACGCGTGGACTGCTCATTCCGCCTGACCGCATGAGACTTGCAGTTCTTCTCGGCGCGGTACTGCTCTCGATCTTCCTGACCGGTAAGGCGCATGCCGAATTCACCGTCTGCAACCAGACGCTCGACGTCGTCAACCTCGCCGTCGGACAGAAAGTCGACGATGCCGACCAGACCGACGGCTGGTGGACCATCGGCGCCAACCAGTGCGTCAACGTCATCCGGGAGGAGCTGACCAACCGCTACATCTACATCTACGCGACCGACGTCTTCGGTCACGCGATCCTCGCCGGATCGACCGAGATGTGCATCGATCGGCGCCGCTTCTCGATCCGCGGCATCGACGAGTGCTGGCAGCGCGGCCATATCGCGGCGCGCTTCGTCGAGGTCGATACGCAGGAGCAGGTGCGCTGGACCTATTTCCTGACCGGAACCAGCCCGTGACGCACAGCATCGACACGAGCTTCAAATTGAAGAAGCAGGCGCGCCTGGCCGAGCGCCGGCGCAAGCTCTGGCTCTGGGTCCTTTCGAGCCTGGCCGCGCTCGCCGTCGTTTCGATCGCGACGGGTTTCTACCTTACCAAGGACTACTGGTCGTTCGGCGACGAGGACGAGGAACTGCACCCGGTCGAGGGCATGGAAGACGTGCCGCCCGACGCGTCGGTCTATGTGCCGGCCATCATCGACCTCGCCGGAGACCCGATGTGGATCACGCTTGCGCCCGACGCCGACACCGCAACGAAGGGCCACACCGTCGCGCGTCCGGCCGAGCTCGACGGTTCCGGCGCCTCGCCGCAGATCGAAATCCTCTCCGACGTCATGTTGAGCGCCAGCGAAAAATTCATGACGACGATCCCATCGACGCAAGAGGATTTCGCCTTCTTCCAGGCGCAGCGGCAGACCGCGCCGAAAGCCTCAGCGGCAGCGCCTGACGATCAGCAGGCCACCCTGCCGCCTGCCCCAGTTGCAACGGACGATCAGCAAGGCGATCTGGAAAACGATCTGCAGCCGGCGCCCGACGAGAGCGAAGCGCCTGCCGCCTCGGCGCCCAAGGCGGATGCCGGCGATCCGGAGGCCGGCTGGGGCGAGACCGTCGATCAGGGCGAAGCCGCCCTTCCCGCCTTCAAGAAGACCGAGATCGAGAACAACACGACCGTCGCCACCGTCACCAGCGAATACCAGCGCTTCGAGGCGACCGAGGACACGTTCGTAAAGATCCTCAACGACCGCAGCCTGGACAGCGTCGTCGCCGACGCGCATTTCTCCGCCGACGACGCCAAGCTCGCCGGCGAGGCGCTGAAGACGCTGTTCAACCGCGACGGCGTGGAGGCGGGCTATGTGGTGGCCATGCGCGGCTTCAGGCCGAACCGCGAGACGACGGCCATGTCGCTGATGCAGGTCTCGATCTATGCCAGGAACGTCTATGTCGGCACGCTGACGCGCAACGCTGCAGGCGCCTTCGTGTCGGGCGTCGACCCGTGGGTGCGCGAGGACCTGTTCAACTACTCCGGCGCGTCCGACCAGGGCGGACCCAAGCGACAGTACCGCCTGCTCGACGCGATCTATTCGACGGCCGCGCGCAACAAGGTTCCGACCAGCGTGATCGGCGAGGCGATCATGTATCTGTCGCGGGGACAGGACCTCGACGCCTTCGCCAGCGAGGACCAGCGCCTGGTGCTGATCTATTCGCAGACGCCGCGCGGCCAAAGCGAGATCTCCGGACGGGTCCTCTATGTCGGCGTCCAGGGCACGGAGAAGACCCTCGACTGTTTCGTCTACCAGCAGAGCGACGGCCAGTTCGCATGCGTCACGGGCAATGACGAGGTTCGTTCGCTGACCGTGACCAACGGCATGGTCACACCGGTCGCCGGGGTGATGACGTCGACCTTCGGCCCGCGCAAGCATCCCATCCTGGGCACCGTTCGCATCCACAAGGGGGTCGACTGGGCCGCGCCGGTCGGCACGCCGATCATGGCGGCCTTCGACGGCGAAATCAGCTTCCAGGGCGATGGCGGCGGCTACGGCAATCTGGTCAAGATCGCGCATGCCAACGGCCGTGAGACGCGTTACGCGCATATGCAAAAATTCGCCATCGCAAGCGGCGTCGGCACCAAGGTCAAGGCCGGCGACGTCATCGGCTATATCGGCACCACAGGGCTCTCGACCGGCCCGCATCTGCATTTCGAACTCTACCAGAACGGCGAAGCGATCGATCCGCTGGGGACGGTCACCGCGGTTGCCACTTATGCCTCCGGCGGTTCCGGCGATTCCGCCGTCGAGACGTTGACCGAACGCATCGTCCATGTCGAAAGCGGCGGCAGCGCGCGGGCCAAGAACCCGCTGTCCTCGGCGACCGGCGCCGGCCAGTTCATCACCAAGACCTGGATCCGGATGATGAACACCTATCGGCCGGATCTTGCCCGCACGCTGTCGACGGCCGACCTGCTCGCGCTTCGCTACGACGCCACGCTTTCGCGTGAAATGGTGCGCAACCTGGCGCGCGAGGGCGAAGCCTATCTTCGCGCGCGCGGCCACCAGATTACCGCCGGGCGGCTCTATCTCTGCCATTTCCTGGGCATGGAAGGCGCGGCCCAGGTTCTGGCGGCTCCGGGTTCGGCGCAACTGAGCGCCGTGCTCGGATCGGCCATCATCCAGGCCAATCCGTTCCTCACCGGCAAGACCACCGGCTATGTCATCGACTGGGCCGAGCGGAAGATGGGCCAAAGGGTGACCCGGCTGGCCTCCGACCAAGGCCAGCAGACGACCACGACGCAAATCCGGCAGACCTCGCCGGAATTCGAGAAATACAAACAGGCCGTCACGGCCCTCATCGGCTCGATCCAGGCCACGCTTTGAACGTGCCCGTCGCCGTGAGCTTGGCCGGCGCGCCATTGGTGTCGGCTCGGCGCCAGATGCCATAATTGCGCGGTGGGCGGCGTGCTGAACAAGCCCTGATAAAAACGGGAGCCCGGCCTAGAGACCGGGCTCCCGTTGATTGATGCTTTGTGCCGGCGGCTTATTCGGTCCTGATCCGCATCTCGACCCGGCGGTTGACCGGATCATACGGGTTGGCGACGCGCGGATGCGATTTGCCAAGGCCGATCGCCTCGAGCCGTGCGGCCTGAATGCCATTCGCGGTCAGGAAGGCGGCCACCGACTGCGCCCTTCTTTGCGACAGATCCTGATTGTAGCGGTCAGGGCCGGAAGCATCGGTATGGCCTTCGACGACGAAGCTGAACGTGCTCAGCCGGTTGTCCTTCAGCGCCTTGGCGAACTCGTCGAGT
The window above is part of the Mesorhizobium sp. WSM4904 genome. Proteins encoded here:
- the tssL gene encoding type VI secretion system protein TssL, long form, which codes for MSSNDDPSVPADKTVIRAPRPRQRSPAAPDRAASGGVAPAARESTVFDPGVRQMPTGWSSGTVIHQGASDAAPAASAPALQQEILLNATDGVKYAAANPILAAAAPLLMLFGQLRLMPVERQAAPLAEHIAEAIETFDREMTKAGIAEEDGRIAKFALCETADDLVGNLPWPKEDGWSGHSLVVRFFHTKPTGAGFYEALNNILGSPDGHHDLLELMHACMSLGFEGQYRGRAGERDTLERVRRDVYDTLRYFRPRAEDDISPHWQGMAARLSKPRARLPLWAVAAAAATLVAAAFFGLRALITDQGDVTAGELLALNPSTPVTIERASVAPLAEPAEAAPPPVAPTSTQFDRIRAALAKEITGGGLTVGTKGNFIVVEVNNQLLFASGQAELKAEFQPIAADIASALDGEPGPIRIVGHTDNVKPKKSSTFKSNFDLSVARAKAVQAVMAKQLKDPSRVTVDGKGEDEPIADNATADGRAKNRRVDVMIAKEETL
- the tssM gene encoding type VI secretion system membrane subunit TssM: MRWVLRIFSLLALAGFSAAVWYAGPLIRFADTRPLGSAWLRATIIGATVALLALFYGIRFRQGRKAQRALEKAVVAGDDRNDDSRLLEARMGEAIATLKRSSGRRNFLYEIPWYIIIGPPGAGKTTALVNSGLKFPLSGSGNAQPVAGVGGTRSCDWWFTDDAVLIDTAGRYTTQESDRERDKASWLAFLTLLKKHRTRQPINGVILAVSLADLIGFDDRQLDAHVTEIRSRLRELHDTLKILFPVYLLFTKADLVAGFMDYFGDFDEARRRKVWGATFQTTDRNRNMVGEAPAEFDALAGQLADEIADRLQDEADPVARIAIFGFPAQFGALRTRVVRFVTSLFDASRAQVNVSLRGLYFSSGTQEGTPIDQVLGAIGRSFGSASQAHLSGSGKSFFLHDLLAQVIFPEAGWVSFDRTAERRARLARFGGLAAIALAALAALGVLGLSFFANKSLIASTRQAMAQYRDSADSLLKSATVTDVDLENVIGPLDQLRNLPAGYEAAGQSKPIEESFGLSQRERLLSASKTAYRQALERSFRSRLLVQAERTIQAKMADPIALYEPLKIYLMLGGKAPKVDDELIVSWMKQDWEENRYPGENNREGRAQLEKHLRAMLTLDDAYDPVFELNQPLVEAAQRSLGRMSLADRASALIRSAVYAARLQDFSVSAKAGPEAQLLFERIDGSELSDLNVPGLYTKAGFNGFYLPQLSRMAQMLVEDQWVLGGGGEQGSIDQDLPQLGPELIDRYGKEFASAWNGALDQLKLKAMLKDKPQYIALSAAASPGSPLDRLFTAIADETALTKDSAASEGETGAAQQDPAVMAKGLARIGLQIAGGKSQSRAGTNAPATQNAGATVEAQFRPFQALVSGSGGRRPLDALTQNFHDIYQSVKLAADVPAQTERVNANLKLQISTMRANASRLPKQLARMVDAAADEFEGNVAETSVANLNQTLDETVTRPCEEAVNGHYPFASDGTEDISMADFAKLFAPGGVMDRFFAQNLAPMIDMTGQDWTWKQDAHAGRELAKSTLKAFQSAAEIRSAFFPSGGSTPLVSITFTPTSLNSEADSAVLDVDGQTVQSAQAGNAPSTVTWPSGAASGSASLSLTPEMPGRESVLKFEGPWALKRLMDKASVTSNGGNTEARFVIGGRDVAYTLQPGSAANPLLLPALSGFSCPKAF
- a CDS encoding protein phosphatase 2C domain-containing protein, with product MSTVALPMESFAVSHKGCVRDHNEDNYLVEPQTGLWVVADGMGGHEAGEVASASIVDHLATIGIASSAPDLRARFEDRLSRANTEIRNISRSRGITIGSTFAALLAMDGRFAGLWAGDSRIYLVRGGAISQISRDHTEVQELLDRGMISAEEALAWPRRNVITHAVGVSDELVIDFQQGELMPGDVFVLSTDGLTAHVNDAEIEAAVNSGPPQAACEKLLEMVLARGGTDNVTVVLVRVGDGRDGQPRHADRSKAEG
- a CDS encoding serine/threonine protein kinase, with the protein product MSDDDKTRISPNLAFTGVGTQLSGIYELDERIASGGMGEVYRGHNIQTGDHVAIKIVLPEFARDQTILSLFRKEASILNHLSHDAVVRYHVFTIDPGIGRPYLAMEFVDGQSLFDVMRRGPMSPPDVRRLCHRLASGLSAVHQAGAVHRDLSPDNIILPGGRVDRAKIIDFGIARSATVGGETLIGGKFAGKYNYVSPEQLGLYGGEVSEQSDIYSLGLVLAAALRGKPLDMSGSQFEVVEKRWAVPDLSDIDPDFRALIEAMLQPNPRDRPASMAEIARATRDEDFDATLPPPASFAPRERSGLPRAGWTALPNSGPPPSTVPGEQRFVPHVRPAHLSEPRPSPPAAPAGAPTRPAERKPSRIPAIASGVAVLAVLAGAGVYFSGALTPPPAVEKPEPLTPKPAAKPAAEAPQPIAEASRPQPETPKPQPQAPAESQPKAPKAHSSAAVEPAKPVAPALPQPQDKTVQKQTQAETEQTPEPTQPALPEGPANNNQMQASQPAEAEPTQPPIGKSPAPPPKAAENQKPSQPAGEVPVVKPNQTAENTPASEAKPPAAKPSASDLVDALSKLSKSKTPAPQVTENQNQAPASPLSTAPEPASKPATPSASTQPAPLPQPSSANKQPQDTDVAINLPKPQIPPPANKNDELAQRASWVRDFSGGDCFYASLTSATDSAATIEGFGTAVQPFEQMLNDFQSRFHLEPDISVRLIDQPQCEVTNFLRFLDRSGTERPQLVLDRTSVPDGSPISGTLVTRGGLVSNVMLIDHKGIAFNLDDRMVAQLDKATFSIPIGLSTADKAAGKALPQIMLVITGPQDIQAAMFSRPTPASELLPKILEEIEADGSQFSATAKYFRLGG
- a CDS encoding DUF1036 domain-containing protein is translated as MRLAVLLGAVLLSIFLTGKAHAEFTVCNQTLDVVNLAVGQKVDDADQTDGWWTIGANQCVNVIREELTNRYIYIYATDVFGHAILAGSTEMCIDRRRFSIRGIDECWQRGHIAARFVEVDTQEQVRWTYFLTGTSP